The genomic segment GGGGCGTTTGCGATGGCGCCAATGCGTCCTGTGTGACTCATGCAAACTCTATTGCGTCTTCTGAAGCCCACTCCGTCAGTAGATGTTGTGTATCTTGCTGCCACGGGTGAAAGCCCTCTGTATAAAACTCTTTATAGGGTTCAAGGCCTCCACTGAAGGCGCCTTGCTCTCCGAAAAGCGCCGCTAGTCCCGTGCGCCAAATTTTGAAATCGAATAGCTTGCCGTCTTTGCGCAATATATAAATGAGGGCGCGAGTCAATTCCAGACCAATAAAAAATGTCGCACGACGCATGACTGATGTGCGCAATTTCTCAGTACCACCTACGGCAAGGAATACATCGAAGGCGACGGACTTGTGTTCCATTTCCTCTGCCGCGTGCCAGCGCCATAACTCACGCATTGACGGGTGCGCTTTGTTCATAACCGAATCTGAACTTAACAAAAGTTCTGAGAGAACGGCTGTAAAGTGTTCGATTGCAACGGTAATGGCCAGATTCTGGATCGGTGAGAGGTTCTTCTGTGCCCAGGCCAGCCGACGTGTCAGCTTACCCTCGAGTTTTTCGAGGTCATAACCGCGTGCCGCGCAAAGCGTTTCGTTATACATCTGATGTTCTCGACGGTGAAAACCCTCCTGACCACAGAAACCGCGAATGTGCTCCTGCAACACCGGGTCTGTAATGTCTTGTCTGTAGTGACGTACGCTGTCGATGAAAAACTTCTCGCCTGCTGGAAAAGTAATGGACATGCCGTTGAATACGGCCGTGAGAAAAGCATCATCATTAAGCCATTCCCCTTGCAGTGCCGCTGCAATATCGTGCGACCGATTGCGTGGTTTGATGCCGACTCCGGAGGGCGTACTTGCCTGCCTTGCTGTCGACGCAACAGATACTGCATCCGATATGCAGGGGTCTATTGCGGAGGCGGTGTGGCTGTTTGAATGTTTCAGGTTACCGGACATAGGTTTACTCCTGCGGTGTGTTCCAAAAGGTACTGATGGGGCTAAAGATCAAGAATGGCCATGCTAGTTGACAGACCGTGCCTGAAAGGGGTTATATGCAGTCAATATATGGGTCAATTCCCGTCAACTAACCGGTTATATACGGTCATTAGCCGGGTTAAATACCACCATGGAGAAAGCGAATGCATGCGTATTACATATCGACATTGCTTCAGGTATTGGATTCCCTCGATATATCGCGCGAGCAGTTGATGCGCGATACCGGCGTTGCAGACCAGGAGCCCCAGGCAGCGATAAGCCTGACCGCACGGCAGCTGGACACTGCATGTACCAATGCACTCAAGCTATCGCAGGATCCGCAGCTAGGATTGAGGTTTGGCAGCAGAATCAGTATTGCCTCACAGGGAATATTTGGCTACGCCTTGATGACCAGTGAGACTACCGGTGATGCGCTCAAGCTGTTGGTGCGATACAACCGAGTCATATTGCCGAGCATTGGGATCGAAATACACCGAGGGGAGAGTGGGCTGGAGCTTTGGGTCAAAGCGGCCCATTTGCCGCAGGCGCTGCAGCGTTTCTATACGGAGGTGCTATATGCTGCGATTATCAACAGCGGCAGTATTTTGCTGGGGCGTCAAACTGCGACAATCAATCTGCAGCTCAACTATGCCCCCCCATCAGACCTGCAGCTCTACCATACAATCTTTGGTCCTGACGTCTGTTTTAACGCAGTGCGCAGCGCAATGTTTTTCGATAACGAAAGTCTTGATTCTGCAATTTCCACATCCAACCCTATAGCGCGCGATATCTTTCGGCGAGAGTGTGATCGACTTATCTCGCGAGGAACAGATGGCGGCATGGTTGGCGAGCGTGTACAGCAGATATTACTGCAGGCCGGTTCGGAGTTTCCAACTAGTGCAAAGGTCGCGGCATTACTGCACATGAGTGAAAGTACATTGCAGCGTCATTTGGCCAAGGAGGGCTATCGTTATCAGCAGCTGCTAGATCAGGTCCGATATCGACTTGCACTGGAGTATCTAAACGGTACCAACCTGCCCGTCGCGGAAATCGCAAGTCTCCTTGGCTTCAGTGATGCAACAAACTTTCGTCGTTCTTTTAAGCGCTGGTCGAATTCTACACCGTCTGCGGTACGTACTTCGGCGAGCTGAGCGCTATGATGACTGCGCCACTGGCGATCTGGCTTGTTAAACACGTTTAGGAGATGACTTTATTTCAGACCTTAGGTTAGTCCGCTAGAAAAGCCTTCTGCAGCAATCAAGCCGAAAGCCAGAGCTTTCGACCTGAAATATCCCAAGAAATTCATTTTTTTGCTCAGAGTGCCAAGCGGCTTTGGGACCTTTTGCGCGACACTTTCAGTCGGAAAATATTCATTTCGGTCGCGCTAGAACGCCGCCTTACCTGCGGTTTATCAATGCTTCTTGGCCGCTTCGAATCCGACGAGTTGACTTAATTTGTCAAAACTAACGCGTTCTTCCTGTACATCGCCGGCGGCCAACTGAGCATACGCTTTTTGTAAACTGGCAGCTGTCGTCGCCATAACGGCAACGGGATAAATGATAAAACGAAAACCCATCTCAGCCAATTGTGCTCGCGCTAAAAGGGGGCTGCGTCCGCCCTCCACCATATTAGCTAACAGCGTTACTCCCGATAACGCTGCGCCAATAGCTGCAAACTCTGCCTCACTCTCAGGTGACTCGATAAAAATAATATCGGCGCCGGCCGCGTGAAATTGTCGACCACGCTCAATCGCCTCGTCAAGGCCGTGCTGTTCGCGTGCATCGGTGCGCGCGACGATCAGAAAATCGCTATCCTCGCGAGCAGCAACGGCGGCAGAAATTTTGTCGACGGCGGCCTCTCTAGAAATTACCTCGCGGCCGGGAATATGACCGCAAATCTTCGGTATTTTTTGATCTTCAATCTGTATTCCCGCTGCCCCGGCCTTCTCATAGATGTTTACTGTCGAGATGGTCTCTGCGATATCGCCAAAGCCTGTATCTGCATCGGCAATCAGAGGCGTCTGTAATACGTCACACAGCGTGCTGATTCGAAACTGCATATCATCAGCGCTAAGATATCCATTATCAGGTCGAGCCAGCAGACTAGCGGACACACCGTAGCCAGACAAATACAGCGCATCAAAATTCGCTTTATCGGCGATACGGGCTGATAAGCCGTCATAAACACCGGGTGCGATAATGGGTTCAGCTTGCAACAAACGTTGTTTTAAATGGGCGCGATCGCGTGTCATCAAGGTTTCCTCTAACAGAGCCTATTATTTACTGTCTACAATATAGGCGCCAGCACGAATTCTACAAAACTTGCGCTTGCCGGACGTTGTTACATGCGCTTAAGCTTGTCGTAATGAAGGGAGGAGCAATTATGCCGCGTTTAAAGCAGGCGGGCCGCGAGGCCAAAAATCCATATGCCGACCAGATTTTTAACATGCTGTTTGGTGATCGTGATCCGGTAGAGGAGCCCGGAACGGCGACCGGAACCCCGGGTAATTGGTGGACGGTGTTCAATATTGTGCCCGATGCCTTTGAGCATACGACTGAAGGTTTTAAATTCTATCGGTCTGATAAGCGTGTGCTCGGCGCTAAACTTCGCGAGTTAGGGCAAACCCGAGCTGGTTTTTCGGTTGGCTCTCAATTTGTCTTTTCGCAACACTGTAAAGCGAGTCGCGAAGCAGGTCTGAGCGAAGCCCAAATTGAAGCTATACCGCATTGGCAAGTCGCGGATTGTTATTCTGATATCGAACGCGCTGTTCTCGCCTACACCGATGCATTGGTGTTGCAGCGCGGACGGGTTTCAGACGGCGTCTTCGAGGTTCTGAAGATGCATTTGTCGGACGAAGAAATTCTGGAATTTACCTACGTCACCTGCACCTACATGATGCACGCCGTCATGAGTCGCGCCCTGCGCTTGGAGTATGATGATGTTGAAGAGCGCGTTGTCGAAATGGCGGCCCCGGAACAAGATAGCATCGACATAATGTCGATGGTTGATCAGGAGGATGCATGATGCCTTACCACCACTTGGCATTAGCTGCACGCGATATAAAGAAAACGCACGATTTTTACGAACGCGTCATGGGCTTTGAATTGGTCAAGGTTGAGGTCGCACCCGTACTAACCGGTGGGTGGGGAAAGCACTTCTTTTATAGAATGGACGGAGATGATACGCGCTTTATCGCCTTTTGGGATTTACACGATGTCCCCGGGCAGGAGCACTTTGACTACGATTTGAATGCGGCCGGCAATTTTCCGCCGATGACAAACCACTTCTCCTTCAGCGTTGCAAACAAAACCGAGTTGCAGGTGAAGCGGCGGGATTGGCTTGATGAAGGATTAAATGTTTTGGAAATTGACCATAATTGGTGCCATTCGATTTACACCAGCGACCCCGACGGTAACGCGATTGAGTTCTGTACGACCACAGGTGAGTTCACCGCCCAGGATCGCAAGCATGCACTGGCTACTTTGGATCTGGAGGAATTTCAGCCAAGTCCGGAACCGGCGATGATGAAGCTTTGGGAGGCCGATAAGTAATCCGCGCCGTGCGATCTTGGTAGCAAGCAATTCAGCGGTGCGATACCACTTTCACAACCTGTTTGCCGTCTTTGTGCAGAAGACGGGGCGTAACCGACCAGCTTCGCCACTGCGTTCGATTCTCTCGCGGGACGACACGGTTACCAACAGGGTGCCGGTCGCTGATTGTCCTGTCAGGCTGCAAGAGTATTATCAGTCGCGTTGATTCGCTGGCGTAAAGGCACTGATGCTTGCAAATGTATAAACCTTCAGCAATTTCCCATCCTGCGCTTTTATGATGGCAGCGTGGGGCGACTACGGAGTAAGCGACACAGTGCTACCCGGTCAATGGATAAATACAGGACACGGTCAAGCACGACGTTTCCATATCGACATTGTTTATACCGCTGAAACGATCGATGACAACTGGAGTAATTCAGTGCATTGTTAAGTCTCTTTACAGGACGTGCTGTTGCAGGGAAGGAATAGCTATGCTCACCATAAGAAAAATCGTTGCTATTGTCGTTAGTTTCGGCGTACTTTTTGGCTGCAGCAGCAATAGCGATAATGAGGATCCTGGTCCACAAGGCAATACACCCAATATTCTCTTTTTCATTCTTGATGATGTCGGTATCGACCAAATGCACTCTTTTGGTTTTGGGGGGGAAACGCCGCCACAGACCCCGACTATCGATGCCATAGCGAATGCCGGAGTTAGCTTCCGCAATATGTGGGCGATGCCGGAATGTTCACCCAGCAGGGCACTGTTGTTTGAGGGGCGCTACCCGCTTCGTACAAATGTGACGGATGCGATTCTGTCCGTCGATTTGGCTAATTCACAGGTCTCACCCTACGAAAGTACAATTCCCGTTATCCTAAGAACAAGTGGTTATCAAAGCGCGCTGTTTGGTAAGTTTCATTTGACCGGGTCGAATGTCAGCGATACTGCCGAGGATAACAATCCGCTGGGCTATACAGCAATGCATCAGCTGGGATGGAATTTTTTTAAAGGCTGGCAAGAGGGAGCGCCATTCCCCATCGACACGACAGCGGGTGGCGTAGCCGCTGACGGTGTTAGCTACGCTTGTGGTTTTGTGACAAACAGTCAATCGCAGAACGGCTCTGATGCTGGTGCTTGCTATTTCACTAATGATCACTGCGAAGAGATTGTGGCGAAAGTTGAGGCCCCAACACCGGGGCGTACATGCCTTGAGCTCGGTGGAGTTTTCATCCCGGACGCGTTATGCAGTGGTACAGGGAAGTCGAGTGATGTAGATTTTACGTTGCAAAATGGTTATTACGTCGGCGATCTGTTGGTGAATCAACCTGACGGATCTTACGAGCTGTATCCTCCCGAGGACGAGTCAGGTGCTGCCCGGGGTTATCGTTCAATTCTCGAAAGCGATTGGGCTATCGACTGGATCAAAAGTCAATCATCGGAAGTGCCGTGGATGGCGACGGTCTCGTTTTCCTCCGCACATTCGCCATTTCAGCAACCGCCAACGTCGCTCCTCGGCCCAGGTTCGGTACCAACCGGAGATTTTGATTGTGCCGAGGGCGGGGATCAGCGTGTTCTCAGTAACCAAATGATCGAATCAATGGACACCGAGATCGGTCGGGTACTGGTTGAGACAGGGATAGCAACAATTAATAACGGCAAACTGGAGCTTACGGCGGAACATGCCAATACAATGATCGTCGTGCTCGGTGACAATGGCACCTACGCTCCAGTGGTAAAAAGCCCCTTTAATCCGGCGCGTTCGAAGGGGTTCGTCTACCAAACCGGTGTATGGACACCACTCATCGTTACGGGTGCGTTGGTCAAGGATCCCGGGCGCGATGTTGAGGCGATGATTAATATCGCAGATGTTTTCCAGTTATTCGGTGAAATAGCGGGCATTGACGTGCATGAAGTAGTTCCCCCTTCTCGGCAACTCGATTCAGTTACCATGCTCCCATATCTTGAAAACCCGGAACAACCGGCGATCCGCGAGTTCAATTTCGCACAGCTACAGGAAAACCTGCAGCCTGTGGGTCTCGAAGTGCCACCCTGCGCGTTGCCATTGGGCGGATCAGTAAACATCTGTGTACAGTTGTTTGCAGAGCAAAGTTTGTGCAATTCCGAGGGTGGCATCTGGTGGGGTGAGCCTGATGGAACCAACCCTGCAGGCGTGGGCGTCGGAGCACCCCAGACCAGCTGCTGCGCGGTAAATGAATATCTAACGGCTAACGATTTGAGTACCTACGGCGTACAGCCCTCTGCGCAAATGGCAATCAGGAATGTCGATTATAAAATCGTCGAGGCAACAGCGACGGATTGGGATGTGCAAGCTGACGCATGCAGTACAAAAACCGTTACCGAATTTTATCGTATTGATGAAAATGTACCTCCCAAGCTTGATAATGAAGAATCAGATCTGCTCGCTTCAGGTCAGAGACTTACGCCTTCAGAGGAGGAAAGCTTCTTAAGCCTGTCGATGGCGCTTGAAGATTTACAGGCGTCTAATGTGCCATGTGTTGGAGACGGTAACCTAGACGGTGTTATTGACGAAATGGATATAGAACAGCTGGATTATTGGCAGGCGCTGTCCGGCCTGTCCAGTTGGTATGACTTTGATCTTAATGGTTTAACTAATGAAGAGGATTTGGCTTTTATTACAGCGGATTCCTTGCCGCGGGATTGCCCCTGACTGACGCACGATTTAATGTGCGTCTACGAATACACTAGCTGACACTTGGCGATAAAGCGCATGAATACTGCTGATCGACATCGAGTGTAATCAGATACTGCGTTTTGTGTTTTTTGAATCGGCTTCGGAGTCACTATGTTATCGGGTTTCATCCAGCCAAGTACGGAATGACCGAGAGCTGAGGAGAACTCGCGCTCAAAATATCAAAGCGGAAGGCCTTCGCGGTCGGCGCAGAAACCAGGAGCAGACGCGGTGAGCGGATTTTTCCAGTAAACAGGCTCGGACCCTATATTGCTTTTGTCGATCTATGCAGGTCTATCGCGCACTCGGTTAAACTCTAGCATCAATTTAATCTGAGCCTGTTTTTATCTGATAAGCGGAGTGAGGGAGGTGCTACAATCGCGCAATAACCAGAGATGCTCAGCCAGTGACTTGAGAAGCTGTCATAATGAAAACGTACTGATTTGATTACACGGTCGTGAGTTACACGTTCAAATTCAGGCACCACGGTCAATACACACAGACCAGCTGGTGTCTTCTCAAAATGGAAGGAAGTTCTTTAGGCAGTAATTTTATATGGCATATCCCTCAGCCCGCCAGCCCAAAACCATAAAGTTTGTCAACCTGTTAGGGCGTGGTTTGCAGAAACTGGAGATAGAAAAGCCCTCGATGCTGCCTATCGAGGCGCTGATCAGAAAAGCATTCACGCAAACCGGGCTTGATGACTTCGGGGACGACAGTTTTTTTCCCGCCTTGGAAAAACTCGCAGTATCACTCGAAAGAGAGGCTCGTCTTTCCCAACTGGGTCGAATAGCGGCTCACGCTATGTTGCTTGATAATCTTAAACTTAGATTGAATCTGACTGACTACCGTAAAAAACGCCCCGAGATTGCGCAACAAACCATAAGGCGGCCTCTTTTTGTGCTTGGCCTTCCTCGTACGGGAACGACAATACTGTACGAGCTACTCGCTCAAGATCCGGCTCACCGCGCACCCAGCACATGGGAGGTTGCTCAGCCCATTCCGCCGGCGCAACGCGAGACATTTCAGTCAGATCCTCGAATCGCTGTAGTTGAAAAAACCGTTCAGAAGATGGAATCACTGGCACCGGGATTTCAGGCAATACATGCCATGGGGGCAAAGTTACCTCAAGAGTGTGTGACGCTATTGGCACCTCACTTCATATCGGATCAATTTGGTGTGACCTTCTATATACCGGAGTATCGACACTGGACCCTGGAGCAAGATATGACCGCGGCTTACCGTTGGCATAATGAGTTTCTTCAGCATCTGCAGGTTGATTACATGGAGAAGCGTTGGGTATTAAAGACGCCTCCACATCTAGCTTATCTGGATGTTTTGATAAAGCAGTATCCAGACGCGGCTATTGTGCAAACCCATAGAGCACCAATGGATGTGTTGGGCTCCATATCGAGTTTGTCATGTACGCTACATAGTGCTTTCAGTGACAGCATCGATGTCTCCGCAACTGGTCAGGCCGAGGCGAGATACTTTTCCGAAATGCTGCGGATAGGCATGGCTCAACGATCCGTCATGGACGACGAAGATAGTCGAATATTTGATATACACTTTAAGGACATTATTTCGGATCCGATCACGGTGATCGAGAATCTGTATGCCCATTTCGACTTCGACTTCACAGAATCCGCGCGAACAGCAATGCAGGATTATTTGAAAAGTCGACCACGAGATAAGCACGGGGAACACCAATATTCTCTTGAAAAGTTCGGTTTAAGCGAGCAGCAGCATGCTCCGCTTTTCGCGGAATACTGTGAAAGATTTAATTTATAACCCATAGCAATTGTGAGACCGGTGAAATTGAGCCTATACAGCTTCATAGAAGAGGTTTTTACTGCAGTTGGGGTAGGATGCGAAAAATTCAAAAGCGATTGCGTGTATCAAAACCTATATCGAGATTCATTATGATTTTGGAGGAGACAGCGGCGTGACTGTGACGGTGAAGCACGAAAAAACTATATGTCGCATTTGTGAGGCACAGTGTGGTCTTGTTGTCAGTACTCAGGATAATCGTATCGTCGATATTCAGCCCAACGTAGATCATGTTGCCAGTAAAGGCTATGCCTGTATCAAAGGTCTAAAAATGGGAGACTTTGTGCATAGCCCTGACCGATTGACGCAGCCTCTGAAAAAAGTAGATGGTCAGTTTGTCCCCGTTACCTGGGATCAGGCCATTGCCGAGATCGGCCGAAAAATGAAAGCGATTCATCAAAAAGGTGGTGGAGATTCGATCGCGGCCTACATGGGTAATCCGATTGGCTTCAGTATGTGGCCGACGACCATGATGACATTCTTTCTAAAGGCATTTGATGCTGACAAGTTATTCACACCGGGTACTCAGGATTGCGCTAATAAGTTTGCCGGAGGCGAGCGATTGTTTGGCAGTCCCAACGATCAGGTGTTCCCCGATATTGATCATACAAATTTATTGATTGTTGTCGGCAGCAACCCTGTGATTTCAAAGATGAGCTTCATTACCCTGCCGCACCCGATGAAGAGGCTAGGTGAGATTGAGAGCAGGGGAGGGAAGGTCTACTGGATCAATCCGCGATATACCGAGTCTGCCAAGCGACTAGGCGTGCATGTGCCGATTCGCGCCGATACCGATGTTTTCTTTTTTTTGGGTTTTCTTCATGAGGTGATCAGGCGTGGCGCGGTAGATATGGCACATGTACAGCGGTATATGAATGGCTATGACAGTCTCGTCGAACTCTCTCAGCCTTGGAGCCCTGAGCGAGTTGCTGAGGTGACCCATATACCGGCGGCCACCTTAAGACAAATCGTAACCGATTATCTGGCTGCTGACGGTGCTGCGATTTACTCATCTACTGGTGTAAATCAGGGCAGCCAGGGGTTAATGGTTTATTGGCTACAGGAGGCGATAAATGCGATTACCGGTAATCTCGACAAAAAGGGTGGAGTTCTGGCAGGTAAGGGAATTTTCCCGGCCCCGCCCTCTGCAGGCAAAGCGCCGAGGTCGCGTATTAGTGATGTTCCCTATGTAAACAGTATTATTCCCGCAGGCATTATGGCGGATGAAATTCTGACGCCTGGCCCCGGTAAGGTTCGCGCCCTGTTTAACATGGCGGGAAACCCATTGCTAACGTGTGCCGGTAGTGACCGGCTAGCAAGCGCATTTGAAGACCTGGAATTGCTCGTCTGTATCGATATAGTGCGTAACGAAACGGCCGAATATGCAGACTATATTCTTCCTGGTTTGCATAGTCTGGAACGTCCTGACGTGCCCTTTTACTTTTTCTCTTTTATGGGCCTCATGCCGGTTCGAAGTTTCACCTACACAGAGCCAATGCTGTTACCGCCGGGTGAATGCAGGGACGAAGGTTTAATTTTTCGTCAGTTGTGTCAAAGCGCAGGTAGGCCAATAGCAGGGTCCAGAATATTTGGGTTACTTAGCGTCGCAGCGGAGAAGATGGCAAAAATGCCAGTACTTGGTAAGAAGACAACACTGGACCGGATATTTTTGTCCCTGTTAACACGTTCAGGAGGGCTTGGTGGCTTGAGAAAATTACGCAGGTTCGCAGATGGCATCTTATTGGAGGAAAATCAGCCTG from the Candidatus Marimicrobium litorale genome contains:
- a CDS encoding VOC family protein, whose product is MMPYHHLALAARDIKKTHDFYERVMGFELVKVEVAPVLTGGWGKHFFYRMDGDDTRFIAFWDLHDVPGQEHFDYDLNAAGNFPPMTNHFSFSVANKTELQVKRRDWLDEGLNVLEIDHNWCHSIYTSDPDGNAIEFCTTTGEFTAQDRKHALATLDLEEFQPSPEPAMMKLWEADK
- a CDS encoding sulfatase-like hydrolase/transferase; amino-acid sequence: MLTIRKIVAIVVSFGVLFGCSSNSDNEDPGPQGNTPNILFFILDDVGIDQMHSFGFGGETPPQTPTIDAIANAGVSFRNMWAMPECSPSRALLFEGRYPLRTNVTDAILSVDLANSQVSPYESTIPVILRTSGYQSALFGKFHLTGSNVSDTAEDNNPLGYTAMHQLGWNFFKGWQEGAPFPIDTTAGGVAADGVSYACGFVTNSQSQNGSDAGACYFTNDHCEEIVAKVEAPTPGRTCLELGGVFIPDALCSGTGKSSDVDFTLQNGYYVGDLLVNQPDGSYELYPPEDESGAARGYRSILESDWAIDWIKSQSSEVPWMATVSFSSAHSPFQQPPTSLLGPGSVPTGDFDCAEGGDQRVLSNQMIESMDTEIGRVLVETGIATINNGKLELTAEHANTMIVVLGDNGTYAPVVKSPFNPARSKGFVYQTGVWTPLIVTGALVKDPGRDVEAMINIADVFQLFGEIAGIDVHEVVPPSRQLDSVTMLPYLENPEQPAIREFNFAQLQENLQPVGLEVPPCALPLGGSVNICVQLFAEQSLCNSEGGIWWGEPDGTNPAGVGVGAPQTSCCAVNEYLTANDLSTYGVQPSAQMAIRNVDYKIVEATATDWDVQADACSTKTVTEFYRIDENVPPKLDNEESDLLASGQRLTPSEEESFLSLSMALEDLQASNVPCVGDGNLDGVIDEMDIEQLDYWQALSGLSSWYDFDLNGLTNEEDLAFITADSLPRDCP
- a CDS encoding carboxymuconolactone decarboxylase family protein, producing the protein MPRLKQAGREAKNPYADQIFNMLFGDRDPVEEPGTATGTPGNWWTVFNIVPDAFEHTTEGFKFYRSDKRVLGAKLRELGQTRAGFSVGSQFVFSQHCKASREAGLSEAQIEAIPHWQVADCYSDIERAVLAYTDALVLQRGRVSDGVFEVLKMHLSDEEILEFTYVTCTYMMHAVMSRALRLEYDDVEERVVEMAAPEQDSIDIMSMVDQEDA
- a CDS encoding AraC family transcriptional regulator codes for the protein MHAYYISTLLQVLDSLDISREQLMRDTGVADQEPQAAISLTARQLDTACTNALKLSQDPQLGLRFGSRISIASQGIFGYALMTSETTGDALKLLVRYNRVILPSIGIEIHRGESGLELWVKAAHLPQALQRFYTEVLYAAIINSGSILLGRQTATINLQLNYAPPSDLQLYHTIFGPDVCFNAVRSAMFFDNESLDSAISTSNPIARDIFRRECDRLISRGTDGGMVGERVQQILLQAGSEFPTSAKVAALLHMSESTLQRHLAKEGYRYQQLLDQVRYRLALEYLNGTNLPVAEIASLLGFSDATNFRRSFKRWSNSTPSAVRTSAS
- a CDS encoding sulfotransferase family protein, coding for MAYPSARQPKTIKFVNLLGRGLQKLEIEKPSMLPIEALIRKAFTQTGLDDFGDDSFFPALEKLAVSLEREARLSQLGRIAAHAMLLDNLKLRLNLTDYRKKRPEIAQQTIRRPLFVLGLPRTGTTILYELLAQDPAHRAPSTWEVAQPIPPAQRETFQSDPRIAVVEKTVQKMESLAPGFQAIHAMGAKLPQECVTLLAPHFISDQFGVTFYIPEYRHWTLEQDMTAAYRWHNEFLQHLQVDYMEKRWVLKTPPHLAYLDVLIKQYPDAAIVQTHRAPMDVLGSISSLSCTLHSAFSDSIDVSATGQAEARYFSEMLRIGMAQRSVMDDEDSRIFDIHFKDIISDPITVIENLYAHFDFDFTESARTAMQDYLKSRPRDKHGEHQYSLEKFGLSEQQHAPLFAEYCERFNL
- a CDS encoding isocitrate lyase/PEP mutase family protein gives rise to the protein MTRDRAHLKQRLLQAEPIIAPGVYDGLSARIADKANFDALYLSGYGVSASLLARPDNGYLSADDMQFRISTLCDVLQTPLIADADTGFGDIAETISTVNIYEKAGAAGIQIEDQKIPKICGHIPGREVISREAAVDKISAAVAAREDSDFLIVARTDAREQHGLDEAIERGRQFHAAGADIIFIESPESEAEFAAIGAALSGVTLLANMVEGGRSPLLARAQLAEMGFRFIIYPVAVMATTAASLQKAYAQLAAGDVQEERVSFDKLSQLVGFEAAKKH
- a CDS encoding metal-dependent hydrolase; translation: MSGNLKHSNSHTASAIDPCISDAVSVASTARQASTPSGVGIKPRNRSHDIAAALQGEWLNDDAFLTAVFNGMSITFPAGEKFFIDSVRHYRQDITDPVLQEHIRGFCGQEGFHRREHQMYNETLCAARGYDLEKLEGKLTRRLAWAQKNLSPIQNLAITVAIEHFTAVLSELLLSSDSVMNKAHPSMRELWRWHAAEEMEHKSVAFDVFLAVGGTEKLRTSVMRRATFFIGLELTRALIYILRKDGKLFDFKIWRTGLAALFGEQGAFSGGLEPYKEFYTEGFHPWQQDTQHLLTEWASEDAIEFA
- a CDS encoding molybdopterin-containing oxidoreductase family protein yields the protein MTVTVKHEKTICRICEAQCGLVVSTQDNRIVDIQPNVDHVASKGYACIKGLKMGDFVHSPDRLTQPLKKVDGQFVPVTWDQAIAEIGRKMKAIHQKGGGDSIAAYMGNPIGFSMWPTTMMTFFLKAFDADKLFTPGTQDCANKFAGGERLFGSPNDQVFPDIDHTNLLIVVGSNPVISKMSFITLPHPMKRLGEIESRGGKVYWINPRYTESAKRLGVHVPIRADTDVFFFLGFLHEVIRRGAVDMAHVQRYMNGYDSLVELSQPWSPERVAEVTHIPAATLRQIVTDYLAADGAAIYSSTGVNQGSQGLMVYWLQEAINAITGNLDKKGGVLAGKGIFPAPPSAGKAPRSRISDVPYVNSIIPAGIMADEILTPGPGKVRALFNMAGNPLLTCAGSDRLASAFEDLELLVCIDIVRNETAEYADYILPGLHSLERPDVPFYFFSFMGLMPVRSFTYTEPMLLPPGECRDEGLIFRQLCQSAGRPIAGSRIFGLLSVAAEKMAKMPVLGKKTTLDRIFLSLLTRSGGLGGLRKLRRFADGILLEENQPGDYLGKRVNTLSGKVELAPSDLVERARGLDKLFACEKGNTGRLKLIQKRERFTHNSWAHNVREFVQGNRHTNYLFIHPSDAQSRSLSEGDTAKVSVGSKAIEVPVRLDEDLLPGTISVPHGWGHQRARGLSVARTTGGANVNIIMPDGPESIEQGSGMSHMNGVIAEVDRA